A single region of the Plantactinospora soyae genome encodes:
- a CDS encoding pyridoxamine 5'-phosphate oxidase family protein has protein sequence MTTSTEQVEITSAAELRELLGEPKANAVTKERVRLHELDREWLAASPFCLVATADANGNCDVSPKGDPAGFTLVLDDTTIAIPERPGNRRADGFLNVLENPHVGLVYLIPGRGETLRINGRARLVREAPFFDQLVVKGHRPVLALVVEIEQIFFHCAKAFMRSGLWRPETWDPEVLPPHPQIIKRVQQIEETLEQLETYYGPQYAKGLYAS, from the coding sequence ATGACGACGTCGACGGAGCAGGTGGAGATCACGTCTGCGGCCGAGTTGCGCGAGCTGCTCGGCGAGCCGAAGGCCAATGCGGTGACCAAGGAACGGGTACGGCTGCACGAGCTCGACCGCGAGTGGCTGGCCGCCTCGCCGTTCTGCCTGGTGGCGACGGCCGATGCGAACGGCAACTGCGACGTGTCGCCCAAGGGTGACCCGGCCGGCTTCACCCTGGTGCTGGACGACACCACCATCGCCATCCCGGAACGCCCCGGCAACCGACGCGCCGACGGATTCCTCAACGTGCTCGAGAACCCGCACGTCGGCCTGGTCTACCTGATTCCGGGGCGGGGCGAGACGTTGCGGATCAACGGCCGGGCCCGGCTGGTCCGGGAGGCGCCGTTCTTCGACCAGCTGGTGGTCAAGGGGCATCGGCCGGTGCTGGCGTTGGTCGTCGAGATCGAACAGATCTTCTTCCACTGCGCGAAGGCGTTCATGCGCTCCGGGCTGTGGCGGCCGGAGACCTGGGACCCGGAGGTGCTGCCGCCGCACCCGCAGATCATCAAGCGCGTCCAGCAGATCGAGGAGACCCTGGAGCAGCTGGAGACCTACTACGGCCCCCAGTACGCCAAGGGCCTGTACGCCAGCTGA
- a CDS encoding (Fe-S)-binding protein, with amino-acid sequence MLGLLAPAAGGPAFDEHRPPSADLVADCVHCGFCLPTCPTYVLWGEEMDSPRGRIHLMRQGLEGEPLSDSMVGHFDACLGCMACVTTCPSGVRYDSLIENTRQQVERRHTRPARERALRAAIFALFPYPKRLRLLRGPLRAYQASGLRRLVARTGLLPRLAPTLATLESLAPRLTRAPKPPDRVPAYGPRRAVVGMLTGCVQSAFFPGVNAATARVLAAEGCEVVINPGRQGCCGALSVHTGREQEAQGFARDLLDAFTDTGIDYFVVNAAGCGSSLKEYGELLRDDPRYAERAAAFAARVRDLSELLVELGPVARRHPLPVSVAYHDACHLGHAQGIRTQPRELLRAIPELELREIADPELCCGSAGVWNVLNPEPAARLGERKARDVLGTGAQLLVTANPGCLMQIAAAIPRLGGSTEPRPAGSGGIALAHTAQVLDASIRRLSVDRLLS; translated from the coding sequence GTGCTCGGCCTGCTCGCGCCGGCCGCCGGTGGACCGGCCTTCGACGAGCACCGGCCGCCATCGGCCGACCTGGTCGCCGACTGCGTGCACTGCGGCTTCTGCCTGCCGACCTGCCCCACGTACGTGCTGTGGGGCGAGGAGATGGACTCGCCACGGGGGCGGATCCATCTGATGCGGCAGGGCCTGGAGGGCGAGCCGCTCAGCGACTCGATGGTCGGGCACTTCGACGCCTGCCTGGGCTGCATGGCCTGCGTCACCACCTGCCCGTCCGGGGTGCGGTACGACAGCCTGATCGAGAACACCCGGCAGCAGGTCGAACGGCGACACACCCGGCCCGCCCGGGAACGGGCACTGCGGGCCGCGATCTTCGCACTCTTCCCGTACCCGAAACGACTCCGGCTGCTTCGCGGGCCGCTGCGGGCGTACCAGGCCAGCGGGCTGCGTCGGCTGGTCGCCCGGACCGGGCTGCTGCCCCGGCTCGCGCCCACCCTGGCCACCCTCGAATCGCTGGCTCCCCGGCTGACCCGGGCGCCGAAGCCACCGGACCGGGTACCCGCGTACGGGCCACGCCGGGCGGTGGTCGGGATGCTCACCGGTTGCGTGCAGAGCGCCTTCTTCCCCGGCGTGAACGCGGCGACCGCCCGGGTCCTCGCCGCCGAGGGCTGCGAGGTGGTGATCAACCCGGGTCGGCAGGGCTGCTGCGGCGCGCTGAGTGTGCACACTGGACGCGAGCAGGAGGCCCAGGGGTTCGCCCGCGACCTTCTCGACGCCTTCACCGACACCGGCATCGACTACTTCGTGGTCAACGCCGCCGGCTGCGGCTCCTCACTCAAGGAGTACGGCGAACTGCTCCGCGACGACCCCCGGTACGCCGAGCGGGCCGCCGCCTTCGCCGCCCGGGTACGCGACCTCTCCGAACTCCTGGTCGAACTCGGCCCCGTGGCCCGGCGGCACCCACTGCCGGTCAGCGTCGCCTATCACGACGCCTGCCATCTCGGGCACGCCCAGGGGATCCGTACCCAGCCCCGGGAACTCCTGCGGGCCATCCCGGAACTGGAACTGCGGGAGATCGCCGATCCGGAACTCTGCTGTGGCTCGGCCGGGGTGTGGAACGTACTCAACCCGGAGCCGGCGGCCCGACTCGGCGAGCGGAAGGCCCGGGACGTACTCGGCACCGGCGCGCAGCTGCTGGTGACCGCGAACCCGGGCTGCCTGATGCAGATCGCCGCCGCCATCCCCCGGCTCGGCGGCAGCACCGAGCCCCGACCCGCCGGATCCGGTGGGATCGCCCTGGCGCACACCGCACAGGTGCTCGACGCGTCGATCCGGCGGCTCTCCGTCGACCGTCTGCTCTCCTGA